The sequence GAGTACTGAATCACCAAGTCATCGAAGACTACCACAACAATCGAGGTCTTCTCCTCAACCAGAAAGTCGACAATGCCAGCCACATCCGCAGCTGTCACGGCAAGCACAACGTTGATCCGCCCGCGAGCAAGCGCACTCCCAACAGTCTTCGTGGAGGGCACCGCAGTCACGCTCGGGTTGTCGTAGTCGAACGTCGCAGCAGACTTGCGCAGCATAGCGGTGATGTTCGCTACCTCATCGCTAGCGTAGTCGTGCAGGACCACATGCACGCCCGAGTCGATCGGCGTCACGTCCCTCAAAGCCGAAAGCTTCGCGTACAGCACAAACATCTGCTGCTCAAGCGTTGGCATCAGATACACGTAGTTTCTTAACGGCTCTACTAGGTGTGGCcgagggtggaggggggagagcaCCAAGTACTCATCGACGTTCACACCCTTCACAAGCGTGCCTGAAAGAATGTGGACACTGTCATTCAGCAGACGATcatccagcagcgcctgcaccgtACCTTCCGTTACGCTGATCGAGCCGAACGTTACCTGCCGTTCGGTGAACTTTGTGTGCTTCACAAGTGCCTGTACCACGTACTCGATATTCTCGGCCGCGCGCTTGAGAGGGGGGTAGTCGGTGTAGAGAAGCGTCAGGAAGTTCAGCGGCCGTGGGAGGGTGGTGCTATCGGAGTAGCAGGTGCTCTGCGCGAAGCTGACGCCAGACTCGGTAATCACCGTCCACACGGCTTTGTCAAGCCTCGAAAGGACAGCGGAGTGCCCACCCTGGTTACAGTAGCACACGGCGCCCAGAAATTCGGCAACACCGTTGCACGGCCCGCCGTAGTCACCAAGAACAAAGTCCTCGCCTACGATGTAGCGCTGCTGAGAGAACATGTATTGTCTGTACGCCATCCGATTCACGATCCCGTGCGCTTCCGCAAGCGTCTGCGCGATCAGCGAGCCCGAAATCCACCCAGCAATCATCAGCTGCGTTACGCACGGGTGCTCGTTGAAGAAGTTGTTCACGTATGCAGCAGAGTCCGACGACGCCTCATGCTCCCACGGGCCGTACTTCTGCACAGCCTTCGCCTCGTCGGCCCACAGGCTCGGGTCCACGCGGCCGGTCTTCACCATGTACTCCCCCATCTGCGCCCTGAAGACCTTCAGATGGACCGACGCAGGCTCCGTCAGCGGAAAGGATGTGGCACTCGAAATGATCTGCCCGTCCACAGGCGTCAGCTTCCCAGCCATCGCGAGATCGTAGTACACCTGGAATGtcatctgctgcagcgcaaacGACGGCATGATGTACGCCGACGACGTACGCGGGTCCGTCAGCACAGCCTGCAGGAGCTCCACAACCTGCCCTGCAGGTATTCCCCAGACTATGATCACCTGCGGGTGCGTGTCCGCCATCGCGTCGAAGGCCGTCATGTTCACAGCAGTGCTCGTCGAGTACGGCGCGGAGTACACAGCCGGCGGGTCGAGCGAAAGGGACGCCATCAGCTCCACAAGACTCTTGTGCTCGAAGCTTCCGAACCACTCACCCGTCACGTACATGAAcgcagtgcggcgtgcgcggaAGGTATTCGCTATGTGCTTTGCCATTGCCATGATCTCCAGCCGTGGCTCCGCGCGCATGAAATACAAGTTCTCGTTCCACACACGCGTAGCGCTAGACCCGGTGAACGGGCCCAGGAACATCAGCCCACTGTTCTGAATCTCAGGGCTGCTCATCAGAGCACCAAGGCGCGTGTCAGAGTACGGTCCAATCACGCCAAGAAGCGTCGGGCTAGTCTTTGAGTGCCTTCATCACGACAGCTACGATGTCCGATCGGTCATCCGTCGGGCCCGGCTCAATGATCTTGAAGGGGCGGCCGCTCGCGGTGGCGTAACCAACCGCGTGTGAAGCGGCCGCGTTCCCCAACCACAGACCCTTTGCCTGCTTCCAGATGTAGTCGCTCAACGAGTACATGGCGTTCAGCAGGTACACAGGCTCGTCCGGCGAGACGTTGGCACCCGCAGCCCACGCCGTAGGCGCCGTGGACACGGCGAGCGTCAGCGCACCGACAATCAGCAAAACGCCAGCCAGGAGTCGCGAGCATCGGTACGCATGTTGCTGCCTCACACAGCCGGCCacgccacctgcgccgcaccagcaagCACGGCGCGGATGGGTCGCGTCTGCGCACATTGTATGGTGCGACGAGCCGCGATAGTAGTTCGCAAAGGGGAGGCAGTGGGAGCGTCTGCCAGTCCGGtatggagagggagagagcgggaggCGCGACCCGGAtgagggaggcggggaggggaagcgatggggtgcagcgccggcgcggagGCGAGAGCCGCTGGTCAAAAGCACGAAAGGGAAGCGGTGAGGGCAAAGGAGAGCCACGGGCACGGGCGGGCAGACCCGCAagagaggtggagaaggaagacgagggaggggagagagggggtggtgaAACACCTCCTCGGTAACCAACACCGgacgagcggcagcggaaagGAAGCGGAAAGGAAGACACGAGAGTCGGGCTCGGCTTTGTGCGGGCGCGTGCGTCCCCGTGCAGTCGTTGCGCTGAATACAAGGGAGTGCCTCTGTTCCCTCGCCACCGGGAGAAGAAGAAagcgggagggagacggCGAAAGGGAAGAAGTTGCAACGCGGCCATGGGCGAGTCAGCACATCCGTCTCCATCGATCCGACCTCcggcggctgcgtgtgcgtgtgtgtgcgtgtgtgtgcggtcgGGCCGCCTACACCGAGGCCATGCCGGCAGGAGTCGAGCGCGTCTGTCATACAAgagcacagacacgcgcgtacgccggtgcgcacgcacaggcgaGAGTGCGGCGCTACACGCCATTCCAGCGTACGGTGCCACCGAGTGGGGACACGCAGGGGGCCCGGGGGGCGAGACCTACATTCTGGGCGTACGGACAGAAGACATAACGGGAGACAAGGGGCTGTGCGGTCACCGTCGCCCATCCGCGGCCAACACGGCAACAGGAAGGCGCACTCACAGGCAGAGCAAAgagcgcgccgccactggGCAGCGGGGAGGGCGGGCCCCATCGTCCACCCGATCTCGTCGCACCGCCGTGTCGCGAGGAATGCGTGCGAACGTGAATGAATGGAGTACACAAAGGACGGAATAAGTATGGTGCCCGCAGGGACTCGCGCCCACTCGCTTGCCAGCGCAGAGCAGGACATCAGACGCGAGGGTGCCGAGAGTCAGCGAGCGAGAGTTGGTCGCCAGCGCTCCCTCTCCAAGGCGCGCCGTCAGCATCACCATACAagcaagagaaaaagaaaggaatCCAAAGAGTTCGCAGCTGCCATCGTCGGGCAGAGAGACAACGGCGAGCGCCACACTCGAGCCTCCACTGTCCCGCCCTACTAAGGCTGCTCTGTAGCACATgcaagcacacagacacatcgGCATACATAGAGAGATatacgcacatgcacacacatacgcatatACATGCACTCATCGGCACGCATAtacacatccacacacgtTACATATATATAGATCTGTATTTATTTATAGATGCACAACCATCCATACATCGGCTCACGTAGAGGCACAGATACctgtgtatgcatgtatatAGGTAGATACATTCAGCCGCGTACttcggcacgcacacgcacatcaaCGAGGCACATGGGTACATACGCACCGCTTCCGACCTCTCTGTACCAGAAGAAAGAGACAGCGGACAGCatcgtgtgcgcctcctcagAGCTGCACCACTGTACAGCATGCGACGACGGGCCACCGCAGGAAGACTGCCGCTagccgctgtggctgcggaGATGACACATTTCCGGAGCGGAGCGCGAAAGGCGGCGAAGGCCTGGCCACAGGCCGCACCAGCTCATCGCCTCGCCGGTCAGAGGTCGCCGCAGGGCTCTCTTCACTGCTTGTCGCGCACATTACAAGCCGTAGGTCGTTCAGGGATTTTGCGGAGCACACGCCACCCACGCATCGCAGACGGTTCCGCAGTGGGCGGCACCGCTATCACCCCCGAATGCCGTGCCCTCGCGCCGTCCGAGATAAAGCTGCCCTCACCCAGCAACGGGTTCAGCAATCCACTAGAAATAAGGTTCTATATATCTCCTGAAACACCAGCCTCGTTACTGCCCATCCGCTGGCGGGCCTGCGACACCGTCGCAATCCGAACCGCAAGACGGTTCATCAGCCCCTGGCAGTAGTCCTCCTCACTCACAAGACgactccgcggcggcgcaccaacGCCCCActtgctcagcagcggctgcagctctcgcacgcgctgcgcagcggggTACGGCGCAAAGCAGCTCGTCAGCACGAAGGCAatgccagcagcagggccaTTTATCGTGCCCGCAGACGATAGcagcgcgcctgcagcgctcGAGGCCGTCTCCGTCGCTGTACCCTccggcagcatcgcctcgatctcagtgcgcagcgcagcgtggcggcggccaggCACAGCGTTCAGCTGGAACATCTCCACGGCGAACGGCACACCGCGCAGCCCCTGCGGTCCCATCGCAGTGTGTGCAGTACCCGCGCGCTCGTCGTTCGACAGCGCCCACCACGTAGCCTCCGTCGCGACAACCTGCCCGCCATTCGCAACAGCCTCCGTGCGCGCAGCCATGTTCGGCGTGTCGCCGTAGTAGTCGTACCCCTTCGTCACCTCGTCGTAGCGGATGTCGGTCAGCCCCGTGTGGAtccccacgcgcacgcgcagcccgcgccacagcgcagcgtactcctcctcgctcagcCGCGCAGTCGGCGGCACGTAGTCGTCCAAAGTgtccacgcgcgcaagctCGAACTCGCGGTACGCGCtgtccagcgcctccgtaCCCCAGTcgtgcttcagcagcttcgtCTGGATCTCGCATGCAAGGCTCacagcgctgtgcgcgctccTGCACGCGATCATGAACGAGTCGCCGATCGTCTTCACCTCGTAGCCCCCGTACTTCTTCAACAGCTGCCGGATCacacggtggtgcgcagcaatCGCGTCAGCCATCagctgtggcagcgccgcccacaGCGCAGTGCTGCTCTCAATGTCCGTGAAGAGCAGCGTCACCGGCTCGTCACCGTCCTtcggcgcggcgtcgttgtTGCGGCTGTCCATGCAGCAGTACAGAGCCAGCCCAACAACCGCAAGCAAGATGACAGTGAACATAACGAGGCCAGCGATGAGGCCGTTGCGTTCCGAGGACGTCAGCTTATCCAGCTTTTTGCGCGGCCGATACTCCATTGTAGGCGTCATCGGGGAagacagctgcggcaccgtcggGTCCAGCATCCGCTGCACGGAGAGCATCACGATGCCCTGCGCGCCATAGTTTTGGTACACGCAGAGGCGGTCCGTTGGCGTCGTCGTGCAGCCCCAATGAAACTTGCCAAAGGGTACGCCAGTCGTGGTCACAGAGCTTTCGCGATAGACCATGTCTGTCAGCGAAGTGCTGTGCACGCTGTCCGCAAGCCTCCTCATCGAGGCAGAAAAACTGCCAGCTATAACGGCGCTCAGGGAGCCCGGAGTGTGTTGGGAAGGGTcaggcagcgcgccgtgAAACACTGTCAGCAGCCTAGAGGCAGCATGCGCGCTCTCCGACGTGTCGCTCCAGAGCGGCAGATTAGTGAACGTGATCACACGCGCCTGCACAGACGCCGGCTTCGACTTGAGGGCAGTGACAAGTGTAGAGTACTGAATCACCAAGTCATCGAAGACTACCACAACAATCGAGGTCTTCTCCTCAACCAGAAAGTCGACAATGCCAGCCACATCCGCAGCTGTCACGGCAAGCACAACGTTGATCCGCCCGCGAGCAAGCGCACTCCCAACAGTCTTCGTGGAGGGCACCGCAGTCACGCTCGGGTTGTCGTAGTCGAACGTCGCAGCAGACTTGCGCAGCATAGCGGTGATGTTCGCTACCTCATCGCTAGCGTAGTCGTGCAGGACCACATGCACGCCCGAGTCGATCGACGTCACGTCCCTCACAGCCGAAAGCTTCGCGTACAGCACAAACATCTGCTGCTCAAGCGTTGGCATCAGATACACGTAGTTTCTTAACGGCTCTACTAGGTGTGGCcgagggtggaggggggagagcaCCAAGTACTCATCGACGTTCATACCCTTCACTGTCATGCCTACGACGACGTCGGTAGTGTAGTTCGTCGTCACCGCATCGTGCAGCGCCTGTGGTGTAGTATCTGTTACGTTAAGTGCAATCCCGTTCACAGGACTCGCGCTGTACTTCAGGTAGGCGAAAAGTGCTGGTATGCTCGTGTTAACGTTCAGCCCCACCTGCGCAAGCAACGGATGCCCCACAAAGATCAGCGTCAGGAAGTTCAGCGGCCGTGGGAGGGTGGTGCTATCGGAGTAGCAGCTTTTCTGCGTGAAGCTGACGCCAGACTCGGTAATCACCGTCCACACGGCTTTGTCAAGCCTCGAAAGGACAGCGGAGTGCCCACCCTGGTTACAGTAGCACACGGCGCCCAGAAATTCGGCAACACCGTTGCACGGCCCGCCGTAGTCACCAAGAACAAAGTCCTCGCCTACGATGTAGCGCTGCTGAGAGAACATGTATTGTCTGTACGCCATCCGATTCACGACCCGGTTCTCCTCCGCAAGCGTCTGCGCGATCAGCGAGCCCGAAATCCACCCAGCAATCATCAGCTGCGTTACGCACGGGTGCTCGTTGAAGAAGTTGTTCACGTATGCAGCAGAGTCCGACGACGCCTCATGCTCCCACGGGCCGTACTTCTGCACAGCCTTCGCCTCGTCGGCCCACAGGCTCGGGTCCACGCGGCCGGTCTTCACCATGTACTCCCCCATCTGCGCCCTGAAGACCTTCAGATGGACCGACGCAGGCTCCGTCAGCGGAAAGGATGTGGCACTCGAAATGATCTGCCCGTCCACAGGCGTCAGCTTCCCAGCCATCGCGAGATCGTAGTACACCTGGAATGtcatctgctgcagcgcaaacGACGGCATGATGTACGCCGACGACGTACGCGGGTCCGTCAGCACAGCCTGCAGGAGCTCCACAACCTGCCCTGCAGGTATTCCCCAGACTATGATCACCTGCGGGTGCGTGTCCGCCATCGCGTCGAAGGCCGTCATGTTCACAGCAGTGCTCGTCGAGTACGGCGCGGAGTACACAGCCGGCGGGTCGAGCGAAAGGGACGCCATCAGCTCCACAAGACTCTTGTGCTCGAAGCTTCCGAACCACTCACCCGTCACATACGTGAAcgcagtgcggcgtgcgcggaAGGTATTCGCTATGTGCTTTGCCATTGCCATGATCTCCAGCCGTGGCTCCGCGCGCATGAAATACAAGTTCTCGttccacacacgcatagcGCTAGACCCGGTGAACGGGCCCAGGAACATCAGCCCACTGTTCTGAATCTCAGGGCTGCTCATCAGAGCACCAAGGCGCGTGTCAGAGTACGGTCCAATCACGCCAAGAAGCGTCGGGTAGTCTTTGAGTGCCTTCATCACGACAGCTACGATGTCCGATCGGTCATCCGTCGGGCCCGGCTCAATGATCTTGATGGGGCGGCCGCTCGCGGCGGTGTAGCCGACCGCGTGTAGCGCGGAGTCGATGCCCAGCCACAGCGCCTTTGCATGCTTCCAGCTGTAGTCGCTCAACGAGTACATGGCGTTCAGCAGGTACACAGGCTCGTCCGGCGAGACGTTGGCACCCGCAGCCCACGCCGTAGGCGCCGTGGACACGGCGAGCGTCAGCGCACCGACAATCAGCAAAACGCCAGCCAGGAGTCGCGAGCATCGGTACGCATGCTGCTGCCTCACACAGCCGGCCacgccacctgcgccgcaccagcaagCACGGCGCGGATGGGTCGCGTCTGCGCACATTGTATGGTGCGACGAGCCGCGATAGTAGTTCGCAAAGGGGAGGCAGTGGGAGCGTCTGCCAGTCCGGtatggagagggagagagcgggaggCGCGACCCGGAtgagggaggcggggaggggaagcgatggggtgcagcgccggcgcggagGCGAGAGCCGCTGGTCAAAAGCACGAAAGGGAAGCGGTGAGGGCAAAGGAGAGCCACGGGCACGGGCGGGCAGACCCGCAagagaggtggagaaggaagacgagggaggggagagagggggtggtgaAACACCTCCTCGGTAACCAACACCGgacgagcggcagcggaaagGAAGCGGAAAGGAAGACACGAGAGTCGGGCTCGGCTTTGTGCGGGCGCGTGCGTCCCCGTGCAGTCGTTGCGCTGAATACAAGGGAGTGCCTCTGTTCCCTCGCCACCGGGAGAAGA is a genomic window of Leishmania major strain Friedlin complete genome, chromosome 17 containing:
- the RAC-B2 gene encoding receptor-type adenylate cyclase b, translating into MCADATHPRRACWCGAGGVAGCVRQQHAYRCSRLLAGVLLIVGALTLAVSTAPTAWAAGANVSPDEPVYLLNAMYSLSDYSWKHAKALWLGIDSALHAVGYTAASGRPIKIIEPGPTDDRSDIVAVVMKALKDYPTLLGVIGPYSDTRLGALMSSPEIQNSGLMFLGPFTGSSAMRVWNENLYFMRAEPRLEIMAMAKHIANTFRARRTAFTYVTGEWFGSFEHKSLVELMASLSLDPPAVYSAPYSTSTAVNMTAFDAMADTHPQVIIVWGIPAGQVVELLQAVLTDPRTSSAYIMPSFALQQMTFQVYYDLAMAGKLTPVDGQIISSATSFPLTEPASVHLKVFRAQMGEYMVKTGRVDPSLWADEAKAVQKYGPWEHEASSDSAAYVNNFFNEHPCVTQLMIAGWISGSLIAQTLAEENRVVNRMAYRQYMFSQQRYIVGEDFVLGDYGGPCNGVAEFLGAVCYCNQGGHSAVLSRLDKAVWTVITESGVSFTQKSCYSDSTTLPRPLNFLTLIFVGHPLLAQVGLNVNTSIPALFAYLKYSASPVNGIALNVTDTTPQALHDAVTTNYTTDVVVGMTVKGMNVDEYLVLSPLHPRPHLVEPLRNYVYLMPTLEQQMFVLYAKLSAVRDVTSIDSGVHVVLHDYASDEVANITAMLRKSAATFDYDNPSVTAVPSTKTVGSALARGRINVVLAVTAADVAGIVDFLVEEKTSIVVVVFDDLVIQYSTLVTALKSKPASVQARVITFTNLPLWSDTSESAHAASRLLTVFHGALPDPSQHTPGSLSAVIAGSFSASMRRLADSVHSTSLTDMVYRESSVTTTGVPFGKFHWGCTTTPTDRLCVYQNYGAQGIVMLSVQRMLDPTVPQLSSPMTPTMEYRPRKKLDKLTSSERNGLIAGLVMFTVILLAVVGLALYCCMDSRNNDAAPKDGDEPVTLLFTDIESSTALWAALPQLMADAIAAHHRVIRQLLKKYGGYEVKTIGDSFMIACRSAHSAVSLACEIQTKLLKHDWGTEALDSAYREFELARVDTLDDYVPPTARLSEEEYAALWRGLRVRVGIHTGLTDIRYDEVTKGYDYYGDTPNMAARTEAVANGGQVVATEATWWALSNDERAGTAHTAMGPQGLRGVPFAVEMFQLNAVPGRRHAALRTEIEAMLPEGTATETASSAAGALLSSAGTINGPAAGIAFVLTSCFAPYPAAQRVRELQPLLSKWGVGAPPRSRLVSEEDYCQGLMNRLAVRIATVSQARQRMGSNEAGVSGDI